A single genomic interval of Koleobacter methoxysyntrophicus harbors:
- the cobT gene encoding nicotinate-nucleotide--dimethylbenzimidazole phosphoribosyltransferase, with amino-acid sequence MKLIEKALKGIDGLDKDSMERAKKRLDSLTKPKGSLGVLEELAVKLAGIKKESMHEIKDKVIIVMAGDHGVVEEGVSAYPQEVTPQMILNFLSGGAAINVLARHAGARIVCVDVGSAADVYHESLVSKKVKRGTDNIARGPAMSREEAVRCIEAGIEVVWQEIDRGADLIGTGEMGIGNTTPSSAILAVYSERPLEELVGRGTGIGDDRLNLKLRAIKRALEINQPDPRDPVGVLAKVGGLEIGAIAGCILGAASRRVPVVIDGFISTAGALIAGRIEPRCIDYMIASHVSQEPGHGIMLRLMGLEPMIHMKMRLGEGTGAALAFNMVEAATKIIREMATFDDAGVSREIK; translated from the coding sequence TTGAAACTCATAGAAAAGGCATTAAAAGGGATAGACGGGCTGGATAAGGATTCAATGGAGAGGGCAAAAAAACGCCTGGACAGCCTGACCAAACCTAAAGGGAGTCTGGGGGTACTTGAAGAACTGGCTGTAAAACTGGCAGGGATAAAAAAGGAATCCATGCACGAAATCAAGGATAAGGTCATTATTGTTATGGCCGGGGATCACGGTGTAGTAGAGGAGGGGGTGAGCGCCTATCCGCAGGAAGTCACCCCGCAGATGATATTGAACTTCCTTTCTGGGGGAGCGGCTATAAATGTCCTCGCCCGCCATGCAGGGGCAAGAATCGTATGTGTGGATGTGGGGTCAGCCGCTGATGTTTACCACGAAAGTCTGGTTTCAAAGAAGGTCAAACGGGGGACGGATAATATAGCCAGGGGCCCTGCTATGTCCAGGGAAGAAGCTGTAAGATGCATAGAAGCGGGTATTGAGGTGGTATGGCAGGAGATAGATAGGGGAGCAGACCTTATAGGCACCGGTGAGATGGGTATCGGCAATACCACACCCAGCAGTGCTATCCTAGCCGTATATTCAGAAAGACCTCTGGAGGAACTTGTCGGTAGAGGTACGGGAATAGGGGACGACCGGCTGAATTTAAAGCTTCGGGCAATTAAAAGGGCACTTGAAATAAACCAACCGGACCCGCGGGACCCTGTAGGGGTACTTGCTAAGGTAGGCGGTCTGGAAATCGGGGCAATTGCAGGCTGTATCCTTGGAGCTGCTTCCCGAAGGGTACCCGTTGTTATCGACGGATTTATCTCCACGGCCGGGGCTTTGATAGCGGGCAGGATAGAGCCGCGCTGTATCGACTATATGATAGCATCCCATGTATCCCAGGAACCGGGCCACGGGATTATGCTCCGGCTGATGGGGCTTGAGCCTATGATCCATATGAAGATGAGGCTTGGAGAGGGAACCGGGGCTGCCCTGGCCTTTAACATGGTGGAGGCTGCAACTAAAATCATCAGAGAAATGGCAACCTTTGATGATGCCGGGGTATCCAGGGAGATAAAATAA
- a CDS encoding DUF512 domain-containing protein — protein sequence MPKTAYKGLILKTVAEFNILPLTSECNGCCIFCSHKGNPPGVEVFMLPKLSPEDVMELAEFLSPDRKIIIGESATRIIEGEPFTYPDLIQVLEYIRKRFPSTPIQITTSGFSLDKGTVMKLADLKPIGINLSLNSSDIFNRHRLMPGLKEDHVIEGIEYMGLHDIPFEGSLVAVEAEDGEYIDAVETIKFLAAVGSRTIKVYIPGYTHLFPGKNGFFTVYNKILDALCVIKNSVDVPILLEPAVIEDLSPVVEGVIRGSPAWHAEIFKGDIIEYINGIRPLTRLDAFNKIKSAGSVNIKVRRGREVIDRYIKKERGEAPGIVFPLDIDPIIGEYIKKAVERNRARRPLIMTSILGEGIIKALLKRYISKGFHGDNLAIKPVENRFFGGTISCGGLLVVDDFIHALKDVDFTPDLIVIPSVPFDHSGRDLLGKFFLEIEGYTGIKVEII from the coding sequence GTGCCGAAAACTGCCTATAAAGGGCTGATACTAAAAACCGTTGCAGAATTTAATATCCTTCCCCTCACATCCGAATGCAACGGCTGCTGTATCTTCTGCAGCCATAAAGGGAATCCGCCGGGAGTGGAGGTATTCATGCTTCCGAAGCTTTCACCGGAGGATGTAATGGAACTGGCGGAATTTTTATCCCCTGATAGAAAGATAATTATCGGGGAATCGGCAACCCGCATAATTGAGGGAGAGCCCTTTACATATCCTGATTTAATACAGGTTCTGGAATATATCAGGAAGCGGTTTCCTAGTACCCCGATTCAGATTACTACCAGCGGTTTTTCGCTGGATAAAGGAACGGTCATGAAGCTGGCGGACCTTAAGCCCATAGGAATAAACCTGTCCTTGAACAGTTCCGATATCTTTAACAGACACAGATTGATGCCCGGCTTAAAAGAAGACCATGTAATTGAAGGTATAGAATACATGGGCCTGCACGATATCCCCTTTGAAGGCAGTCTGGTTGCAGTAGAGGCAGAGGATGGAGAATATATTGATGCTGTGGAAACAATAAAGTTTCTGGCTGCTGTGGGTTCAAGGACCATCAAGGTATATATACCCGGATACACCCATTTATTCCCCGGGAAAAATGGATTTTTTACAGTATATAATAAAATACTCGATGCCCTTTGTGTTATTAAAAATTCGGTGGATGTTCCTATACTGCTTGAGCCTGCGGTTATAGAGGACCTATCCCCTGTAGTAGAAGGGGTTATACGAGGCTCGCCTGCTTGGCATGCAGAAATATTTAAAGGGGATATAATAGAATATATAAATGGTATTAGGCCACTGACACGGTTAGATGCCTTCAATAAAATAAAATCTGCCGGCAGCGTTAATATTAAGGTCAGGAGAGGCCGGGAGGTTATAGACAGATATATCAAAAAGGAAAGGGGAGAAGCACCTGGTATCGTTTTTCCCTTAGATATCGACCCTATTATCGGAGAATATATAAAAAAGGCTGTAGAAAGGAACAGAGCCCGCCGGCCCCTTATAATGACCTCGATTTTAGGGGAGGGAATCATAAAGGCCCTGTTAAAGAGATATATCTCAAAGGGATTTCACGGCGATAATCTGGCCATAAAGCCTGTAGAAAACCGTTTTTTCGGCGGAACTATATCCTGCGGCGGGCTTCTGGTAGTGGATGATTTCATCCATGCACTAAAAGATGTGGATTTTACCCCTGACCTTATTGTTATACCCTCTGTGCCTTTTGACCATAGCGGCAGGGACCTTCTGGGGAAATTTTTTTTGGAAATTGAAGGTTACACCGGTATAAAGGTAGAAATAATATAA
- the tsaD gene encoding tRNA (adenosine(37)-N6)-threonylcarbamoyltransferase complex transferase subunit TsaD — protein sequence MANRFTHLTLGIETSCDETSAAVLDGGKKILSNVISSQVELHKKYGGVVPEIASRKHIENIIPIIQEALDTAGVTLNDINSIGVTYGPGLVGALLVGLSTAKAVAYGRNIPLIGVNHIEGHIYANFLEDPELAPPFVCLIVSGGHTHLVYMKDYGEYEILGITRDDAAGEAFDKTARVLGLGYPGGPVIDKLAAEGNPEAYAFPRAYLEPDSLDFSFSGVKTAVLNLINSMKQKGREVNTADVAASFQEAVVEVLVEKTLRAAERKNAGTIVLAGGVAANSRLRGLLMERADRMDLKVRYPSPVLCTDNAAMIASCAYFHYVKGERSALSLNAVANLGL from the coding sequence GTGGCAAACAGGTTTACACATTTAACACTGGGTATAGAGACATCATGTGATGAAACATCGGCTGCGGTGCTGGACGGCGGGAAAAAGATACTGTCCAATGTAATCTCATCCCAGGTGGAACTGCACAAGAAGTACGGCGGGGTTGTGCCCGAAATAGCTTCAAGGAAGCATATTGAAAATATTATACCAATAATTCAGGAAGCGTTAGATACGGCGGGTGTAACCCTTAATGATATAAATTCGATAGGTGTAACCTATGGGCCGGGGCTTGTAGGGGCGCTGCTGGTGGGGCTTTCTACCGCCAAGGCTGTAGCCTACGGCCGGAATATCCCTCTTATCGGAGTAAATCATATAGAGGGCCATATATATGCCAATTTCCTTGAAGACCCCGAACTTGCCCCGCCCTTTGTGTGTCTAATTGTTTCTGGAGGGCACACCCATCTGGTTTACATGAAGGACTATGGAGAATACGAGATTTTAGGTATTACAAGGGATGATGCCGCAGGGGAGGCCTTCGATAAAACGGCAAGGGTTTTAGGCTTAGGTTATCCCGGAGGGCCTGTCATCGACAAACTGGCGGCTGAAGGGAATCCGGAGGCCTATGCCTTCCCGAGGGCTTATCTTGAGCCCGATTCCCTGGATTTCAGTTTCAGCGGGGTGAAGACCGCTGTCCTTAATCTCATAAACAGCATGAAGCAGAAGGGCCGGGAGGTAAATACGGCCGATGTGGCTGCCAGCTTCCAGGAGGCCGTGGTAGAGGTCCTTGTGGAAAAGACCCTAAGGGCTGCAGAAAGGAAGAATGCCGGCACAATAGTGCTTGCAGGTGGAGTTGCGGCTAACAGCCGCTTAAGGGGGCTGTTAATGGAAAGAGCAGATAGGATGGACCTAAAGGTAAGGTATCCCAGCCCTGTTTTATGCACGGATAATGCAGCAATGATTGCCTCCTGTGCATATTTCCATTATGTAAAAGGGGAACGTTCGGCCCTCAGCTTGAATGCCGTTGCAAATCTCGGGCTGTAA
- a CDS encoding D-2-hydroxyacid dehydrogenase, giving the protein MNQVKTMVIVILSDLKQKHLEKIKSILPGGRCITAENIKEVDDRVLQEMEVLAAWGFSGEVTPEMLAKSPNLKWLHVLSAGIERLPFDDLINRGILVTNSRGIHGIPIAEHVFAFILSFVRGFNILIRQQIGRKWKKNKTQEVWGKTLGIIGAGSIGTEIAKRGKAFGMEVIAVKRNPEPVEGIDRVYPSEDLKRVLSMSDFVVLSVPLTKETYHMIGEKELAAMKPSAYLINISRGDVIDEQALIKVLREGRIAGAGLDVFSTEPLPEDSPLYGMENVIITPHNAALSPMYITRAMEVFTFNLKAYQEGTPMKNIVDLRRGY; this is encoded by the coding sequence TTGAACCAGGTCAAAACTATGGTAATCGTAATATTGAGCGACCTTAAACAGAAACACCTTGAAAAAATAAAATCCATCCTGCCGGGGGGGAGGTGCATTACAGCGGAAAATATAAAGGAAGTAGATGACAGGGTTTTGCAGGAAATGGAGGTCCTGGCGGCATGGGGATTCAGCGGTGAGGTGACTCCCGAAATGCTGGCCAAATCACCTAACCTGAAATGGCTGCACGTGCTGAGCGCGGGGATAGAGAGGCTTCCCTTTGATGATCTGATTAACAGAGGGATTCTGGTAACGAACTCCCGGGGGATTCACGGTATCCCTATTGCCGAGCATGTCTTTGCATTCATCCTGTCCTTTGTCAGGGGGTTCAATATCCTGATAAGACAGCAGATAGGCCGGAAATGGAAAAAGAATAAAACCCAGGAAGTTTGGGGTAAGACCCTGGGCATTATAGGGGCGGGGAGCATAGGAACGGAAATAGCCAAAAGGGGTAAAGCCTTCGGCATGGAAGTAATAGCCGTGAAGAGAAATCCTGAACCTGTTGAAGGGATAGATAGGGTTTATCCCTCCGAAGACCTGAAAAGGGTCCTTTCCATGAGCGACTTTGTAGTGTTATCGGTACCTTTAACTAAGGAAACCTACCATATGATAGGTGAAAAAGAGCTGGCTGCCATGAAGCCCTCTGCATATCTAATAAACATATCACGGGGTGATGTAATAGATGAACAGGCCCTGATTAAGGTGCTGCGTGAAGGAAGGATAGCAGGGGCAGGGTTAGATGTATTTTCAACAGAACCCCTGCCTGAAGACAGCCCTCTTTACGGGATGGAAAATGTGATAATTACCCCCCACAATGCGGCACTATCGCCGATGTACATAACCAGGGCAATGGAAGTTTTTACCTTTAATCTGAAGGCTTATCAGGAAGGCACTCCTATGAAAAATATTGTCGACCTAAGAAGGGGTTATTGA
- a CDS encoding ABC-F family ATP-binding cassette domain-containing protein, with product MLILSAAEIKKSYGAEEVLSGISFQVNDGDKIGLIGINGAGKSTLLKIIAGEIYPDEGEITKGKDISIGYLAQESNLEGDNTLWQETAGVFDYLKDMEKNLRELERKMGERQALEDKAYLNKLMEEYSSLVDRFHKSEGYEYESRIRGVLSGLGFTPEEYEKPVSTLSGGQKTRLALGKLLLKKPSLLLLDEPTNYLDMETTEWLEDYLKDYRGAIIIISHDRFFLDSLVTRVFEIEGRRLLEFKGNYTDYVRQKEKLREQEQKMYSRQQEEIQRLKEQIRRQKAWRNFSQANSRIKTLERIEIMDRPPLPPKKARISFDPEIKSGKEVLKVENLSKEFNGRLLFKGVSFKIVKGDRIGLIGPNGTGKSTLLKILAGFIPPSEGAITPGHNVRVSYYHQELEDLNPENTVLDEVWQVVPKMPQGQLRTILGSFLFSGEDVFKKIHTLSGGEKSRVSLAKLMLSRGNFLLIDEPTNHLDMVSKESLERALLNYTGTLFMVSHDRYFLNRVATRIFELKDNTLNIYNGNYSYYLEKKKALEKKEQEKIIEVRENKKKENALKEQAEREKKKKEREIKQIEEEILELEERLKHLEELLCQEDVYSDETKAGEINREYQNTRKELENLYSLWAKRLESDDTG from the coding sequence GTGTTAATTTTATCGGCAGCAGAAATTAAAAAGAGCTATGGCGCTGAAGAGGTATTATCGGGTATTTCATTCCAGGTAAATGATGGGGATAAAATCGGGCTCATCGGGATAAACGGTGCCGGCAAATCTACCCTCCTCAAGATAATAGCGGGGGAAATTTACCCCGATGAAGGGGAAATAACTAAAGGTAAGGATATCTCCATCGGCTATCTGGCTCAGGAATCGAATCTTGAAGGCGATAACACCCTTTGGCAGGAAACGGCAGGGGTCTTTGACTATCTCAAAGACATGGAGAAAAACCTGAGGGAACTGGAAAGGAAAATGGGTGAAAGACAGGCTTTGGAAGATAAAGCATATCTGAATAAGCTTATGGAGGAATATTCCTCTCTCGTGGACAGATTCCATAAAAGTGAAGGCTATGAGTATGAAAGCAGGATAAGGGGTGTCCTTTCAGGCCTGGGATTCACCCCTGAGGAATACGAAAAACCCGTCAGTACCTTGAGCGGAGGGCAGAAAACAAGGCTGGCACTAGGGAAGCTCCTTTTAAAAAAGCCCTCTCTCCTTCTCCTTGATGAACCAACAAATTACCTCGATATGGAAACCACCGAATGGCTGGAGGATTATTTAAAGGACTACAGGGGGGCGATTATAATCATTTCCCATGACCGCTTTTTCCTCGATTCCCTTGTAACCAGGGTGTTTGAAATAGAAGGCCGTCGCCTTCTGGAATTCAAAGGCAATTATACGGATTATGTAAGGCAGAAAGAAAAACTGAGGGAACAGGAGCAGAAAATGTACTCCCGCCAGCAGGAAGAGATTCAGCGTCTTAAGGAACAGATACGCCGTCAGAAGGCATGGAGGAATTTCAGCCAGGCCAACAGCCGGATAAAGACCCTTGAACGGATAGAAATCATGGATAGACCTCCCCTGCCGCCAAAGAAAGCCAGGATATCCTTCGACCCGGAAATTAAGAGCGGGAAGGAAGTTCTAAAGGTTGAAAACCTGTCAAAAGAATTTAACGGCCGGTTACTGTTCAAAGGTGTTTCATTCAAGATTGTTAAAGGTGACCGGATAGGCCTGATCGGCCCTAACGGCACTGGGAAATCTACCCTTTTAAAGATACTGGCAGGTTTCATTCCGCCTTCAGAGGGCGCAATAACCCCCGGTCATAATGTACGGGTTTCCTATTATCATCAGGAGCTGGAAGATTTGAATCCCGAAAATACGGTCCTGGATGAAGTCTGGCAGGTGGTACCTAAAATGCCCCAGGGTCAGCTCAGAACCATCCTCGGAAGCTTCCTTTTTTCTGGGGAGGACGTATTTAAAAAGATTCATACCTTAAGCGGCGGAGAAAAGAGCCGGGTCTCACTGGCAAAGCTCATGCTGTCAAGGGGTAATTTCCTGCTAATAGATGAACCTACAAATCATCTGGATATGGTTTCAAAGGAATCCCTGGAAAGGGCTTTATTAAACTATACCGGAACCCTGTTCATGGTATCCCATGACCGTTATTTTCTAAACAGGGTTGCTACGAGGATATTTGAACTCAAGGATAATACATTGAATATATATAACGGGAATTATTCATATTACCTTGAAAAGAAGAAGGCTTTGGAAAAAAAAGAACAGGAAAAGATAATAGAGGTCAGGGAAAACAAGAAAAAGGAAAACGCACTTAAGGAACAGGCAGAAAGGGAAAAGAAAAAGAAGGAAAGGGAAATAAAGCAGATTGAAGAAGAAATACTGGAGCTGGAAGAACGGCTAAAGCACCTGGAAGAACTCCTTTGTCAGGAAGATGTATATTCCGACGAAACAAAAGCCGGGGAAATAAACAGGGAATATCAGAATACCAGAAAGGAACTGGAAAACCTGTATTCCCTGTGGGCAAAACGGCTGGAATCCGATGATACCGGATAA
- a CDS encoding PIN domain-containing protein, with protein MEKIWIDANAILRFLLKDNEEFYAKAYEIMKKADSGELKLLVSPLTIAEVVWTLESFYKISKDQISDTLITFICSESVEAEERDTLILSLNSYRENNVDFIDAYIAAHAINSGNKKVFTFDKKHFSRLNVELF; from the coding sequence ATGGAGAAAATATGGATTGACGCCAATGCCATTTTGAGATTCCTTTTAAAGGACAATGAAGAATTTTATGCAAAAGCGTATGAAATTATGAAAAAAGCGGACAGCGGAGAATTAAAACTTCTCGTATCTCCTCTCACTATTGCAGAAGTAGTATGGACACTTGAGTCTTTCTACAAAATATCAAAGGATCAAATATCTGATACGCTTATTACCTTTATATGTTCTGAATCTGTGGAAGCAGAAGAACGGGACACATTAATTCTATCTCTAAACAGCTATAGAGAAAATAATGTTGATTTTATTGATGCGTATATAGCTGCCCATGCAATAAATTCAGGAAACAAAAAAGTATTTACTTTTGATAAAAAACATTTCTCAAGGCTTAACGTAGAATTATTTTAA
- a CDS encoding stalk domain-containing protein has product MNYFKFIGIVLVTIFTLTLIQGNVFSSENGESPKEYINLLIQLGDNIEEEGYKTYYLGSTDAFLNDNKLNLNIEPFIYRWTTYIPIRDISSVFGFPIDYDEKDDLLLISQGDHLLILSKTGGIKHYGNRIEPVNESYIVRRDRAYIPLRLVCEGHDFDVTYIGEKNQVVIRGYKIKGTLNKPAFPSDALEVIEAVNNTYRMERYEFSAKLKDPQGKEENLTGIRNKTALDEGYEVENRVMVEGRVFVTREKFSNNGRSASAFEIKNGLKEYINLLPYGGYHPYMALTDINFQGLSKYSIEGVKLLDQKDSIKTYEIKWKEGSYKKWKDQSLICTIDIDKKLLLLYKVMDRSGELLKEIEFKY; this is encoded by the coding sequence ATGAATTATTTTAAATTCATAGGGATAGTTTTAGTTACAATTTTTACCCTTACCCTTATACAGGGAAATGTCTTTTCGAGTGAGAATGGGGAATCTCCAAAGGAGTATATAAACCTGTTAATACAGCTCGGGGATAATATCGAAGAAGAAGGATATAAAACCTACTACCTGGGGAGTACAGATGCCTTTTTAAATGATAATAAATTAAACCTCAATATAGAACCTTTTATTTATAGATGGACTACCTATATCCCCATCAGAGACATCTCCAGCGTATTCGGCTTTCCAATTGATTATGATGAAAAAGATGACCTGCTCCTGATAAGCCAGGGTGATCATTTATTGATTTTGAGCAAAACCGGCGGTATAAAGCACTATGGAAATAGAATAGAACCGGTTAATGAAAGTTATATAGTAAGACGGGACAGGGCATATATTCCCTTAAGATTAGTGTGTGAAGGGCATGACTTTGACGTTACTTATATCGGTGAAAAAAATCAAGTTGTAATAAGGGGATATAAAATTAAAGGAACTTTGAACAAACCCGCTTTCCCTTCAGATGCCCTTGAAGTCATAGAAGCCGTTAATAATACATACAGAATGGAACGGTATGAATTTTCCGCAAAGCTGAAAGACCCTCAGGGGAAAGAAGAAAATCTGACGGGCATTCGTAATAAGACAGCCCTTGATGAGGGTTATGAGGTGGAAAACAGGGTAATGGTAGAAGGGAGGGTCTTTGTGACCCGTGAAAAATTCTCTAATAACGGCAGGAGTGCATCAGCATTTGAAATAAAAAACGGGTTAAAAGAATATATAAACCTTTTGCCCTATGGAGGATATCACCCATATATGGCATTAACGGATATTAATTTCCAAGGATTAAGTAAATATTCTATAGAAGGCGTAAAACTACTCGACCAGAAGGACTCTATAAAGACATATGAAATTAAATGGAAGGAAGGCAGTTATAAAAAGTGGAAAGACCAGAGCTTAATTTGTACTATTGATATAGATAAAAAACTGCTCCTTTTATACAAAGTCATGGATAGGTCGGGGGAATTATTAAAAGAAATAGAATTTAAATATTAA
- a CDS encoding DUF401 family protein, with amino-acid sequence MLSVTGLILAFLTIILLLKYKVNLGMAMVVGGIMVGIASGLGLTTVTLLWEGLIDKSTLELLAIVVMIGILGYIMKETGSLKKMLDSLLALINNPKVLLMSAPGLISLLSVPGGAIISAPMVDEIGNKLDLSPENKTSINIIYRHIWYMCYPLYQTLILASNLSGYDKLSIIAYNFPAMMAGIAASYYINFKNVSGNFGINKKRDLKDIMNLVKSLLPLILVLVLSLVFKIHFIPALAVGILTALLNDPAQDNKRDFVQIFSTGWNRAKTMIIPGINRGLIYSVAGIMMFRRVVEESGSIPVFSDFLLRMGIPLWLLVFIIPFMASFATGLNLASVGLTIPIFLHLLPGGTAGLGYIGLLFVSSKMGYLVSPMHLCIALTKEYFKANIAGVYRELIIPMIVITITALVTTFVLI; translated from the coding sequence ATGCTTTCTGTTACGGGTCTCATTTTAGCCTTTTTAACTATAATACTGCTGCTGAAGTATAAGGTCAATCTGGGCATGGCCATGGTTGTCGGCGGAATCATGGTCGGAATTGCTTCTGGTCTGGGATTGACGACGGTAACACTGCTCTGGGAAGGTCTTATTGATAAATCAACCCTGGAACTCCTGGCAATAGTCGTGATGATCGGTATCCTGGGCTATATCATGAAGGAAACGGGAAGCCTGAAGAAGATGCTGGATTCCCTGTTGGCCCTGATAAACAATCCTAAGGTCCTGCTTATGTCGGCACCGGGGCTGATAAGTCTCTTGAGCGTTCCCGGAGGGGCAATCATATCGGCGCCCATGGTAGATGAAATCGGCAATAAGTTAGACCTTTCACCGGAAAACAAGACATCAATAAATATAATCTACAGGCATATCTGGTACATGTGCTATCCGTTATATCAAACCCTTATATTAGCAAGCAACTTAAGCGGATATGACAAACTCTCTATTATAGCATATAATTTTCCGGCTATGATGGCAGGTATAGCTGCAAGCTATTATATAAATTTCAAAAATGTAAGCGGTAATTTCGGCATAAACAAAAAAAGGGACCTAAAAGACATCATGAATCTAGTGAAGAGTCTTTTACCCTTGATATTAGTGCTGGTTTTAAGTTTGGTTTTTAAGATACACTTCATTCCTGCCCTGGCTGTCGGAATACTTACAGCCCTTTTAAACGATCCGGCACAGGATAACAAAAGAGACTTCGTTCAGATTTTTAGCACAGGGTGGAATAGGGCAAAAACTATGATTATACCCGGTATAAACAGGGGATTGATTTACTCGGTGGCAGGGATAATGATGTTCAGGAGGGTAGTAGAAGAATCCGGTTCAATACCTGTTTTTTCTGACTTTCTCCTCCGGATGGGCATACCCTTATGGCTGCTTGTTTTTATAATCCCGTTTATGGCCAGTTTTGCTACAGGCCTCAATCTTGCATCAGTAGGTTTAACCATCCCCATATTTCTCCACCTTCTTCCGGGAGGAACGGCCGGTCTCGGCTATATCGGGCTGCTTTTTGTCAGCAGCAAAATGGGATATCTGGTATCACCCATGCACCTGTGCATTGCCCTTACGAAGGAGTATTTTAAGGCAAATATTGCGGGGGTTTACAGGGAATTAATAATCCCTATGATAGTCATTACAATTACAGCCCTAGTGACTACTTTTGTCCTGATATAG
- a CDS encoding AbrB/MazE/SpoVT family DNA-binding domain-containing protein: MIHATSTITGKGQIQLPAEIRKAIGADIGDNVIFIVQDNKETVLKLIKKKKLSQLGGTLKSQVKFKSIDEETENTKEIWVNKRVRRNNNGENMD, translated from the coding sequence ATGATACATGCTACGTCTACAATTACAGGAAAAGGGCAAATTCAATTGCCTGCAGAAATCAGAAAAGCTATTGGTGCTGATATAGGAGATAACGTCATCTTTATAGTACAAGACAACAAAGAAACAGTGTTGAAATTAATAAAAAAGAAAAAGCTTTCACAATTGGGTGGAACGTTAAAATCTCAGGTAAAATTCAAAAGCATTGATGAAGAAACAGAAAATACAAAAGAAATTTGGGTAAATAAAAGAGTAAGGAGAAATAACAATGGAGAAAATATGGATTGA
- a CDS encoding TIGR01906 family membrane protein, producing MNSDKKRIILTTVCWVILSFFLPLTLLLFNLEQTVFDVRFYISEFEKYDIQRKMEVHDGDLMTAVQNLLEYLKGERVTPQSEVTIKSKRVDIFGERELAHLEDVRELFKKGFVLKGFSFAASVLLLIGLYFSGRPDPLPTVSKALFRSCIAALLILILFISTVLLNFSTSFTYFHLIFFDNDLWLLDPATENLIKMFPERFFFDTAFRVLKKTFLQLSLIAVFTGFAKRYFPKGG from the coding sequence TTGAACAGTGATAAGAAAAGGATTATATTAACAACGGTCTGTTGGGTTATCCTATCCTTTTTTCTTCCTTTAACACTCCTGCTTTTCAATCTGGAACAAACGGTTTTTGATGTTCGGTTTTACATAAGCGAGTTTGAAAAATACGATATACAGAGGAAAATGGAGGTCCATGACGGTGACCTTATGACTGCTGTTCAAAACCTTCTTGAATATTTAAAAGGGGAAAGGGTTACCCCTCAGTCTGAAGTAACAATAAAAAGTAAACGTGTAGATATCTTCGGTGAAAGGGAACTGGCCCATTTAGAAGATGTGAGGGAGCTATTTAAGAAAGGATTTGTTCTAAAAGGGTTTTCATTTGCAGCTTCCGTTTTACTCCTAATAGGGCTGTATTTTTCGGGACGGCCTGATCCGCTCCCGACAGTTTCAAAAGCCCTTTTCAGGTCATGCATAGCGGCACTTTTGATTTTAATCTTATTTATTTCGACAGTATTGTTGAATTTCAGTACATCCTTTACGTATTTCCATTTAATATTCTTCGACAACGATCTGTGGTTATTGGACCCTGCTACTGAAAACCTGATAAAGATGTTTCCGGAAAGGTTTTTCTTTGATACGGCTTTTAGGGTTCTGAAAAAGACATTCCTTCAGTTGAGCCTTATTGCAGTGTTTACCGGTTTTGCGAAAAGGTATTTCCCGAAGGGAGGATAA